The nucleotide sequence CTGCCGACTTCACACGGAGGCTCACGGCGCCCTCCGAGATGCCGAGGCGTGCGGCGGCCTCGCGTTGCGTGATCCCTTCGGCGAGCAGGTCGTATACCTCCCATCCTTCGGCAGTGCGCCGATCGCGCAGTTCCACCAGCAGACGCACGAGCGCCTCGGCGTCGGCCCCGCCGTCGGGCGCCGTGATCGCGATGCGGGTGGCGGCTTTCTTCGCGCGGTCCACGGCGTCGCGGGCGTTCACGAAGGCCTCGCCGCGCGCGGCCCGGACGCTGTCGGGCAGGGGCGACTCGACCTCCCCGACGCCGACGCCGACGCTCCACTGGCCCGAACGGGTCAAATCGAGCACGATCGCCAGCAACGCCTCGGCGTCAGCGACCGCGACCTGCACCTCATCGCCCGCGGTGCGCTCGGGGGCGAGTGCGATCCCCTGACTCCCGTGCGCGTGGACGGAGGCCACGGCGGCGGGCACGAGGTCTGCGCCGCTGCGACTGTCGCGCTGGTCGCTGGTGATGACGAACATCGGCGATCCTTATGTGTGAGAACTTAAGTGTGGCCTAGTTTAGCCTACACACTTCAGTCGAACAAGCTTGGAAGCTAAAGAAGGGCAGCATTAAGTCCTGAGGCTTGAACTGTGTTGGCGTGTGTCTGCTGCCAGCGCCGGAGGAGCGAGCAGGCTCGGCACAGGCGGGACGAGGCATCCGTCGCTGATAGCCTGGCGGGCGTGTCTGAAACCGTCGTGAGCGCGACCGCGCCCGCGATCGACCCCGCGTTCGAGAATGTGTGGGACGAGATCGTGTGGCGTGGGCTCGTACATGTGTCCACCGATCAGGAGGCGCTGCGCGCCCTTCTCGCCGGGGACCCGATCACGTATTACTGCGGCTTCGACCCGACCGCCCCGAGCCTGCACCTCGGCAACCTCGTGCAGCTGCTGACCATGCGCCGCCTGCAGCTGGCCGGCCACAAACCCCTCGGCCTCGTCGGCGGCTCGACCGGCCTCGTCGGCGACCCGCGTCCTTCTGCGGAGCGCACCCTCAACACGCGCGAGACGGTCGCCGAATGGGTCGGCTACCTGCGCTCGCAGGTCGAGCGGTTCCTGAGCTTCGAGGGCGACAACGCGGCACGCATCGTCAACAACCTCGATTGGACCGCGCCCATGAGCGCGATCGATTTCCTGCGCGAGATCGGCAAGCACTACCGCGTGGGCACGATGCTCAAGAAGGACGCGGTCGCTGCGCGCCTCAACTCCGAGGCCGGCATCAGCTACACCGAGTTCAGCTACCAGATCCTGCAGGGGATGGACTACCTCGAGCTCTATCGCCAGTACGGCTGCGTGCTGCAGACCGGCGGCAGCGACCAGTGGGGCAACCTCACCAGCGGAACCGATCTCATCCACCGCGTCGAGGGCGTCTCGGTGCACGCGATCGGCACGCCGCTGATCACCAACAGCGACGGCACGAAGTTCGGCAAGAGCGAGGGCAATGCGATCTGGCTGGATGCCGCGATGTGCAGCCCGTACCGGATGTATCAGTTCTGGCTCAACACGGATGACGCCGACGTGATCCAGCGCCTGAAGATCTTCACGTTCCTGACGCGCGCCGAGATCGAGGAGTACGAGCGCCTCGTCGCCGACGAGCCGTTCCGTCGCGCCGCGCAGAAGCGCCTGGCTCTCGAGGTCACGGCTTTCGTGCACGGCACGGATGCTGCCGCCGCCGTGATCGCCGCCTCTGAGGCTCTCTTCGGCCACGGCGACCTCGCAGCGCTCGACGCGACGACGCTGCGCCATGCGCTCGAGGAGCTGCCCAACGCGACGGTCGCGACGGGTACCAACGTCGTGCAGGCGCTCGTCGACACGGGGCTCGTCTCGAGTCTCTCGGAGGGCCGCCGTGCGATCGCGCAGGGCGGTGTGTCGCTGGACGGAGCGAAGGTCGAGGACGAATCGGCGACCGTGTCGGGCGCGCTTCCCGGCGGAGTCTCGGTGCTGCGGCGCGGCAAGAAGACCCTCGCGGGCGTGTTCGTCGGCTGACGCCCCGTGACGACCGGCGTGGCTCGGCGGGTAGACGGCTGACGAATGCCCTTCACCCCGAGCCACGCCGTCGTCGCACTGCCGTTCGTGCGGACGCCGCTGGTGCCGGCGGCGATGGCGATCGGGGCGATGGCGCCGGACCTGCCGCTCTTCGTCCGCGGGCTGCCGCTGCACTACGGTGTGACTCACGCGCTCGCCTGGCTTCCGCTGACGACCCTGCTGGCGCTCGTCCTGCTGCTGGTCTGGCGCTGCGTGCTGCGCCCCGCCGCGCGTGAGCTGTCGCCGCGATGGTTGGCGGTGCGGCTGCCGGGGGAGTGGAACGCCGGCGCCGGCGACGCGGCCCGCGCGACCCTCGCGATCGATGAGGTCCCGCCCTCGCGAGTGTCGTGGAGTCGGATGCTGTTGCTCGTCCTCTCGCTCGCGATCGGAGTCGCGAGCCACATCGTGTGGGACCTGTTCACCCATGAAGGCCGGTGGGGGACGACGGATCCCGGCACTCGAATCCGAGTGGGGCCCGCTCCCGGGTTTCAGATGGCTGCAGCACGGCTCGAGCGTCATCGGGCTCGTGATCATCGGGATCTGGATGCTGGTGTGGCTGGTGCGCCGTGAGCCTGAGGCCTCCGTGAATCGTGTTCTGCCCGATCCGGTGCGATGGACGTGGTGGCTGGCGCTGCCGCTCGTGCTGGTCATCGCCTGGGCCTGGGGGCTCAGCGTCTTCGGTCCCCTCGACGTGGGGTTCACGGTCGCGCATCTCGGCTACCGGGTGCTGCCGCCGGCTTGTGCAGTCTGGGGGGCGGCCACGATCGTCCTGGGCATCGTGGTCCAGGACCTCAGACGACAGTCGCTCGCGGAACGACCCGGCTCGGCCTCCGACTGACGTCCGCACCAGGGACGGACCCTGCGTCGCGTGGGGCCAGGGTCGCTGCTGCGAGACCACTCGCGCGTACGCCGTCGCCATGGACGAAGAGCGCTCCGGAGCCGCGGAGTGGGTGCCGCCCGCGCCGGTCGGATCCAGGATCAGTCTCTCCAGGCGGCAGGGACACATCGCCAGCAGGTGTAGCTCACCACCGCCGTGAAGCACATCCGATCGGAGGACCGCTCTGGGCCGGGCCGGCAAGATCGGGCAGGAGCGCGGGACGCCGATCGATCGCGGAGGACGCGCGGTGGTTGCCACGATCCATCCGCCGGTGCGCCTGAGACTTCGCGAGGCCGCGGAGCGGGCGCTGGCGATCGCGGGACCGGCCGGCGATCTCCCTCTCGCGGACGCGATCGTTCGAGAGGCGAGTACCGCGTGATTCCGGGGCTGCGGACCGGCGACACGCCCGGGATGCGGCCCCGATTCGACGAGGCCCTGGGACGCACGTAAAGTATTACTTGTTCGCCCCACAGGGAAGCGGAGAGGCCGAGAGCCTTACCCCCCTCAAGCGGAGAACCACCCCCTTCCTTTCGCACTCATCACGAGCGCGCCCGCATGCGGGACGAGGATGGGGTTCCTGCCCCGGAGACCGCGGTCGCCGACGAGCCAGATGATTCGAAGATCACGGCGTGTCGGTTTTGACAGACGGATCGGGCGGGATAAGATAGTGAAGTTGCCCAGCCGGGGCGCGAATCGCGAGATTCGAAGCTGGTTGGTGCGTCCGATCTTTGAGAACTCAACAGCGTGCACTTGTCAAATGCCAATTTTTTTCTCTGTCGGCCAGTTTTTCTGGTTGGTGGGGGTCTTTTTTGGATCAATTCATGGATGTCAGTTTGATATTCGTTTTTGGTCATGGTTGAACTCGCTGCTTCTTCATCGTTTTCCCGGTGGGTTGTGGCATTCATTTTTTATGGAGAGTTTGATCCTGGCTCAGGATGAACGCTGGCGGCGTGCTTAACACATGCAAGTCGAACGGTGAAGCCCCGCTTGCGGGGTGGATCAGTGGCGAACGGGTGAGTAACACGTGAGCAACCTGCCCTGGACTCTGGGATAAGCGCTGGAAACGGCGTCTAATACTGGATATGAGCCTCTTCCGCATGGTGGGGGTTGGAAAGATTTTTTGGTCTGGGATGGGCTCGCGGCCTATCAGCTTGTTGGTGAGGTAATGGCTCACCAAGGCGTCGACGGGTAGCCGGCCTGAGAGGGTGACCGGCCACACTGGGACTGAGACACGGCCCAGACTCCTACGGGAGGCAGCAGTGGGGAATATTGCACAATGGGCGGAAGCCTGATGCAGCAACGCCGCGTGAGGGATGACGGCCTTCGGGTTGTAAACCTCTTTTAGCAAGGAAGAAGCGAAAGTGACGGTACTTGCAGAAAAAGCGCCGGCTAACTACGTGCCAGCAGCCGCGGTAATACGTAGGGCGCAAGCGTTATCCGGAATTATTGGGCGTAAAGAGCTCGTAGGCGGTTTGTCGCGTCTGCTGTGAAATCCCGAGGCTCAACCTCGGGCCTGCAGTGGGTACGGGCAGACTAGAGTGCGGTAGGGGAGATTGGAATTCCTGGTGTAGCGGTGGAATGCGCAGATATCAGGAGGAACACCGATGGCGAAGGCAGATCTCTGGGCCGTAACTGACGCTGAGGAGCGAAAGGGTGGGGAGCAAACAGGCTTAGATACCCTGGTAGTCCACCCCGTAAACGTTGGGAACTAGTTGTGGGGTCCTTTCCACGGATTCCGTGACGCAGCTAACGCATTAAGTTCCCCGCCTGGGGAGTACGGCCGCAAGGCTAAAACTCAAAGGAATTGACGGGGACCCGCACAAGCGGCGGAGCATGCGGATTAATTCGATGCAACGCGAAGAACCTTACCAAGGCTTGACATACACGAGAACACCCTAGAAATAGGGGACTCTTTGGACACTCGTGAACAGGTGGTGCATGGTTGTCGTCAGCTCGTGTCGTGAGATGTTGGGTTAAGTCCCGCAACGAGCGCAACCCTCGTTCTATGTTGCCAGCACGTAATGGTGGGAACTCATGGGATACTGCCGGGGTCAACTCGGAGGAAGGTGGGGATGACGTCAAATCATCATGCCCCTTATGTCTTGGGCTTCACGCATGCTACAATGGCCGGTACAAAGGGCTGCAATACCGTGAGGTGGAGCGAATCCCAAAAAGCCGGTCCCAGTTCGGATTGAGGTCTGCAACTCGACCTCATGAAGTCGGAGTCGCTAGTAATCGCAGATCAGCAACGCTGCGGTGAATACGTTCCCGGGTCTTGTACACACCGCCCGTCAAGTCATGAAAGTCGGTAACACCTGAAGCCGGTG is from Microbacterium sp. LWH3-1.2 and encodes:
- a CDS encoding DNA-binding protein; the encoded protein is MFVITSDQRDSRSGADLVPAAVASVHAHGSQGIALAPERTAGDEVQVAVADAEALLAIVLDLTRSGQWSVGVGVGEVESPLPDSVRAARGEAFVNARDAVDRAKKAATRIAITAPDGGADAEALVRLLVELRDRRTAEGWEVYDLLAEGITQREAAARLGISEGAVSLRVKSAGLRTEEAALPALARVLARLSPRPVPD
- the tyrS gene encoding tyrosine--tRNA ligase, which produces MSETVVSATAPAIDPAFENVWDEIVWRGLVHVSTDQEALRALLAGDPITYYCGFDPTAPSLHLGNLVQLLTMRRLQLAGHKPLGLVGGSTGLVGDPRPSAERTLNTRETVAEWVGYLRSQVERFLSFEGDNAARIVNNLDWTAPMSAIDFLREIGKHYRVGTMLKKDAVAARLNSEAGISYTEFSYQILQGMDYLELYRQYGCVLQTGGSDQWGNLTSGTDLIHRVEGVSVHAIGTPLITNSDGTKFGKSEGNAIWLDAAMCSPYRMYQFWLNTDDADVIQRLKIFTFLTRAEIEEYERLVADEPFRRAAQKRLALEVTAFVHGTDAAAAVIAASEALFGHGDLAALDATTLRHALEELPNATVATGTNVVQALVDTGLVSSLSEGRRAIAQGGVSLDGAKVEDESATVSGALPGGVSVLRRGKKTLAGVFVG
- a CDS encoding DUF4184 family protein translates to MPFTPSHAVVALPFVRTPLVPAAMAIGAMAPDLPLFVRGLPLHYGVTHALAWLPLTTLLALVLLLVWRCVLRPAARELSPRWLAVRLPGEWNAGAGDAARATLAIDEVPPSRVSWSRMLLLVLSLAIGVASHIVWDLFTHEGRWGTTDPGTRIRVGPAPGFQMAAARLERHRARDHRDLDAGVAGAP
- a CDS encoding DUF4184 family protein, coding for MQHGSSVIGLVIIGIWMLVWLVRREPEASVNRVLPDPVRWTWWLALPLVLVIAWAWGLSVFGPLDVGFTVAHLGYRVLPPACAVWGAATIVLGIVVQDLRRQSLAERPGSASD